CGTCGATGCCTCGGCTGCGCAGGTAGAACAGTGCCAGGGGATCGAGCTGGCCGATGGTGGCGCCGTGCGCGCAGCGCACATCGTCGGCGTGGATTTCCAGGACCGGCTTGACGTCGATCTCCGCCTGGGACGAGCCCAGCAGGCTCTTGCACTCCAGCCGCGCGTCGGTGCCATCGGCACCGGTGGCGACCAGGATCTGGCCGTCGAACACTGCGCGCGCGCGGTCGTCGGCCAGCGCACGCCAGGTGGTGGTGCTGGAACAGTCCGGCGCGAGGTGGCGCAGGCGCATTTGCACGTCGGCGTGCTGGCGGCCGGCAAGCACGAAGGCGCCACCCAGTTCGGCACTGGCGCCCGCACCCGCGAGATCGACGGCCAGCTCATGGCGGGACGGCGCCGCGCCGGCGTCGAGCGCCTGCAGGCGCAGGCGGGCACCAGCGGCCAGCGTGATCCCGGTGCGCAACAGCAGCGACAGGCCCGGCGCCGGCGCGTTCACGAACGCAAGGTCCAGTTCGGCGCCCTGCGCCAGCGAAATGGCGCTCGCCACCGTGGCCAGGGCCGGCGTGCCGGCGCCGTCGAAATCGAAGAGGATGCGCGCCCTGGACCCGGCGCCAAGCTCGATGCGGTGCCGCAGGTGCCAGGCGCGATCGTCCGCACCGGCGCCCGACCGGTGCGCGATCACCAGCCAGTCGCCGGCATCGCCGTCGGCGTCGAGCCGCAGGTCGGCGCCGTCGATGGCGAAAGCCCGATTGAGATGGTCGAAGACGTCGGCGGCTGCATCTCCTGGCGGCGGCGCGCCGGTGTCCACCCGGAAGCCCGGTTGCGCTCCGGACACGCCGTTTCCTGTGCACCGGCCATCGCGGAACAGCAGGGTCCTGGCCGGCACCGGCTCCGGGGGGGCGAGCGAGGCCGGGCGTGGCGTGCGCTCACCCAGGGCATGCAGGGAGGTGTAGCGCCAGTGTTCCTGGCGGCGCGCCGGCCAGGCGGCGGCGCGCGCCGCTTCCAGCGCCTGGCGCCTGGCCGGCTGGTCGGCCGGCAGGTCGGCGGAATCGAGCGCCTGCTGCAGCGGCGTGGCCATCAGGCAGCCCCGCGAACCTTGCGCTCGGCGACCCAGGCGTAGCCGTGCGCCTCGAGTTCGCCGGCCAGCGTGTGATCGCCGGATTCGACGATGCGGCCATCGGCCAGCACATGCACCCGGTCGGGCACCACGTAGTCCAGCAGACGCTGGTAGTGGGTGATCAGCACGAAGCCGCGCGCCGGCGACCGCAGGGCATTGACGCCCTCGGCCACCTGCCGCAGGGCATCGATGTCGAGCCCGGAGTCGGTCTCGTCAAGGATCGCCAGCGCCGGCTCCAGCACCGCCATCTGGAAGATCTCGTTGCGCTTCTTCTCGCCGCCGGAGAAGCCGCTGTTGACGCCGCGGTGCAGCAGGTCGTCCGGCAACGACAGGATCTTGAGGCGGTCGCGCACGCGCTTGAGGAACTGCACCGAGTCGAGTTCCGGCTCGCCGCGCGCCTTTCGCTGGGCGTTGTAGGCGGCGCGCAGGAAATAGGTGTTGTTGACGCCCGGAATCTCCACCGGGTACTGGAAGGCCAGGAACACGCCCGCCGCGGCGCGCGCTTCCGGCGGCATTTCCAGCAGGTCGACGCCGTTGAAGCGCACCGAACCGGCGGTCACCTCATACCCCTCCCGACCGGCCAGCACTGCCGCCAGGGTGCTCTTGCCGGCGCCGTTCGGGCCCATGATGGCGTGCACCTCGCCCGGCAGGACGACGAGGTCCAGGCCCTTGAGGATGGCCTTGCCGGCCACCGAAACGTGCAGGTTGTCGATCTTCAGCATGTCTGTCCGGGCTTTCAGTCGAGGTAGCAGGCGAGGTCGGCGGGTACGGGCAGCGAACGCAAGGCGCCTACGTCGGCACCGCCGGTGTTGCCGCGCGGCACCCACAGCAGGGTCTTGGTGAGCGCCGCCGGGATGCGCATGGCCTGTCCGAGCAGTTCGCGCGGGTCGCGGCGACGCCAGCCGATGGCGAACATGGCCAGATGCGCGCGGGTATGCGCCCAGGTGTTGCGCTGCCCGATCACGTGGGCGCGTTCGAAATGGCGGAAGGCGACGTCGAGGTCGCCGGCGGTCGAAGCGGCACGGCCGGCCGCCATCTCGGACTGCCAGGCGCGGCGGGCGTCGGGGCGCAGCCTCACCCCACCGCCCCTTCCAGCGACACCTCGAGCAGGCGCTTGGCCTCGACCGCGAACTCCATCGGCAGCTCCCGGAACACCTCGCGACAGAAGCCGTCGACGATCATCGACACCGCGTCCTCCTCGCCGATGCCGCGCGCGCGACAGTAGAACAGCTGGTCCTCCGAGATCTTCGAGGTGGTCGCCTCATGCTCGACGATCGCGTCCGGGTGGCGGACCTCGATGTACGGGAAGGTGTGTGCGCCGCACTGCTTGCCGATCAGCAGCGAGTCGCACTGCGTATGGTTGCGGGCGCCGGCCGCAGTCGGCTGGACCTTCACGAGTCCGCGGTAGGTCTGCTGGCCGCGCCCGGCGGAGATGCCCTTGGCGACGATCTTGCTGCGCGTGTTGCGGCCCAGGTGGATCATCTTGGTACCGGTATCGGCCTGCTGACGGTGGTGGGTCAGGGCCACCGAGTAGAACTCGCCCACCGACTCCTCGCCGAGCAGCACGCAACTGGGGTACTTCCAGGTGATCGCCGAGCCGGTCTCCACCTGGGTCCAGGAGATCTTCGAGCGCACGCCGCGGCAGGCACCGCGCTTGGTGACGAAGTTGTAGATGCCGCCGACGCCGTTCTCGTCGCCGGGATACCAGTTCTGCACGGTCGAGTACTTGATCTGCGCGCGGTCCAGGGCGACCAGTTCGACAACGGCGGCGTGCAGCTGGTTCTCGTCGCGCATCGGCGCCGTGCAACCCTCGAGATAGGAGACGTGGCTGTCTTCCTCCGCGATGATCAGGGTGCGCTCGAACTGGCCGGTGTCGCGGGCGTTGATGCGGAAGTACGTGGACAGCTCCATCGGGCAGCGCACGCCGCGCGGAATGAACACGAAGCTGCCATCCGAGAACACCGCCGAGTTGAGCGCGGCGAAGTAGTTGTCGGTGTGCGGCACCACGGTGCCCAGGTAGCTGCGGACCAGTTCCGGATGTTCGCGAACGGCCTCCGAGAACGAGCAGAAGATCACGCCTGCCTCGGCGAGTTCCTTGCGGAACGTGGTGCCGACCGAGACCGAATCGAACACGGCGTCGACCGCAACGCCCGCCAGCCGCGCCCGCTCGTGCAGGGGCACGCCGAGCTTGTCGAAGGTCTCCAGCAGCTTGGGATCGACCTCGTCCAGCGACTTGGGCCGGTTCTTGAGGTTCGGCGCCGCGTAGTAGCTGACCGCCTGGAAATCGATGGGCGCGATGTCCAGCTTGGCCCAGTCGGGCATCGGCAGCATCAGCCAGTGGCGGAAAGCCTGCAGCCGCCACTGCGTCAGCCACTCCGGCTCGCCCTTCTTGGCCGAGATCAGGCGCACCACGTCCTCGTCGAGCCCCGGGGGGACGATGTCGGACTCGATGTCGGTGACGAAGCCGGCGCTGTAGCGCTGGCCAAGCCGGTCGGCGATCTGTTGGGGGGTGGCTGCCATCGTGGGTTCCTGGGCGCGCGGTCAGGCGAGGCGGATGGAGATTTCGCGGGAGTGCCGTGCGCCGGGTGCAGGCATGGCAAGCATCTGCGCAAGACTGAGCTCGCGCAGCCCACGCTCGATCGCGTCGGAAACGCGCTGCCAGGGCCCACGGACCCCGCAATGCGCCTCGTGGCTGCACTGCCCGGCGTGGACCGCGCATTCGGTCACCCCGATCGGACCGTCGATGGCCTCGACGATGCGCGCCACGGCGATGCGCTCCGGCGGCAGGGCCAGGCGATAGCCACCTGCTGCGCCGCGCTGGGACTCGACCAGGCCGGCGCCGGCCAGCATCTTCAGCACCTTGCTGGCGGTCGGCAACTCCAGGCGCGCGGCCTCGGCCAGTTCGCCAGCCGTCCGCAGGCGTTCCGGCGCGTCGGCCATCAGGCCGAGCAGCACGGTCGCGTAGTCGGTGAGCTTGCTTACCCTGAGCATGGCTGGCGCCTCGACGCTGGGGCGAAAACCGCAAATCGGACCGGAATTGTACTGATTGACCGGCCGGCCCGCCAGCGGCCAGCCTGAACGGCATCGCGGCGCAGCCAGGACAGCGTCTGCGCCGGGCTGGCGGCCACCGTTGGAGCGCTGGCCGCAATCAGCGGCGATGGACGGCCGCTCGGCGATGCGACTGCACACGCCATTGATTTGCCGCGAGCCCGTGCGTAGATGCGTCGGACGGGCGACTCCGGCGACCACCTGAATCGTCCTTTTCCCCATGCTGTTAGGATCGGCCCGCCACCGCGCCATCAGGTGCGGCTGGCCGGACGACATCGACCACAGACAACTTTCCAGGAGGGAACCGATGGCCGCATCCAAGCTTGTGGGACTGGTACTGCTCGTGCTGGGCGGAATCCTGCTGTATTTCGGCTTCACCGCCACCGAGAGCATCGGGGAGCGGGTCGTCGAGGGCGTCACCGGGCGCTACACCGATCAGACCATGTGGTACCTGATCGGTGGCGGCGTCAGCGCGGCGGCGGGCCTCGGCCTGCTGTTGTTCGGCCGCAAGTAGGTTCTTGCGCCGGGGCGTCCGCCGGGCCGCGATACGCACGCGATCGGAGGCCCGGCCCGCCAGCCGGGCACGGAGCGGCGGCCGGCCTCCGGGGCGCGTTACTGGAAGCCGTTCGCGAACAGCGGATCGGCGTCCACCACGGCGCCGATCGTCGGCGGGGCCTGTCCGGGCCGCGTCCGTTCGCTGCCCGGCGCCATCGCCGCCCGCTGCGGCGGCAGGAACTGCGGCAGCAGGGTCGGCGCGGGGAACGGCCAGGCGGGTGGACTGGTCGGGTTGCCGTTGCCGGCGCCATTCAGGGGGCTTGCCGCCCCTGGGCGGTAGTCGTGCGCCGCCGGCGCGACGAATCCCGGCGAGGCGCCGGTCAGCATGCCCGTCCACTCCGGTGGCACCACCGTCGCGGCTGCATTGATCCAGTTGTTGCTGCCCGCCACCCTGCGCCCGCCGGCCGCCCACACCGCCTCGACAGTGCGCTCGATACGCAGCTCGCCCGGGCTGCTGCGCCAGATCACGTTGTTGTGCGCCTCCACCGACTCGATGCCCTCGAAGAGCCGGAGCACCGTGGTCGGGTTGCTGCTGCCGGTCACCACGATGGTGTTGTTGACCAGCCGGTAGCGGCCCCGGCTCTCGCCGGTGCCGTCGCCGCCGAGGCGGATCACAGCGCCGAAAGGATTCAGCGGCGAGGAATGGACGATGACGTTGCCAAGCACCTCGGAATCCTCGCGCACCAGACCGACGCTCCAGCCCGGCAACTGCGTGAACTGGTCGGGCCCGATCAGCTCGATCTCGTGGAACCAGGCGCCCTCGAACCAGTTGTAGTGGATCTCGTTGCGCTCGTGCCGGCTCTTGAGCAGGTTGCCGCCGTTGCCCGAATGCACGTAGTTGAAGCGCATCCGGAACACGCTGCCCGGATTGCTCACCTCGTCGCTCTGGATGTAGAGGGCGTGCTGGCTGGAACCGGCACCGGCGTTGCGGATTTCGCTGTACTCAAGAGTCAGGTTGCCCGAATACAGGTCGCTGCTGAGGATGCCCTGGGCCGGGCAGTCGCGGACCAGCAGATCGCGCAACACCACGTCCCGGGCGTTCACGAACACGCACCTGGAGGTGCCGCCGGTGATCTCGAAGCCCTCAAGGACGACATGGTCGGCGCGCCGGAACTCGATGCTGTTGCCGCCGCCGGCGAGCACCGCCCGCTGGCCACCGGCGCCGCGCAACCCGATCACCCGGATCGGCGCTGCGGCGGTGCCGGACTGGCGCAGGATCACGCCGCCGGAATAGCTGCCCGGATCGACCAGCACGCGGTCGCCTGGCTGCAGGGTCACCGCGGCGGTGAGCGCCTGGAGCGTGGCATACGGCCGTCCCGGCCCGACGTGGAAATCGGCCGCCCGGGCCGGAGCGCACAGCGCAAGGACGGCCACCGCCGCCAGCAAGCGGATCGACATCAGACACCCCCTGTGTCCATTGTGGACCGCCACCCTAGCCCCGGTGCGGCCGGATTTCCGCGACAGCGGTCATGATCGGCGCCCGGCATTCCGGGCGGGAGCGCCCACAGCGCAGCTGCGCGGCGACCGGGCCGAGGGCAAGGACACGCCCCGCCGAAGCAAGCGCACGCTCCTCACAGGACCAGGCGATCCCGTCGGAACCCAGGTGTCGCCCCCTGGCCTGACGCGGGCGGACCCGCCAGCCTCCGGGGCCGGTTTCGCCCTGCGCCTGCGGCCTGTGGAATCACGACCGTCGCGGCCGATCGTCAAGTCGGCCCTTCCGGCACTCGCCCGGAGGGGCGACCGGCCGGTCGAGCGCGTTCCCAGCCGCTGCGCCGGCCGACCAGCTCTGGCCGCAACCGGCCAGCTGTCATTCGACAGCCTGCCGGTCTTGGCGGGTCGGCCTCGCGGATTCGTAGTACAGCGCCCTGAACCCGGTGACGAACCGGGCGGCAGGGCCGTCCAACTGGCCGATCAGCTCCAGCTCGGGCGTGAACCAGGCCGGCGCCTGGGTTCGGCTGCCGACCAGGAGATTTCCTGCGTCGTCGACATGAATGTCGTCGCCGTACCAGAAATAGGTCTGTGCGACCAACCGGTTGCTGGTGCCCTGGAAGGCGAGCAGACGGAAGAAGAAGCCCGAGTAGCCGCCCATGGTCACGTAGGTGCGGTCGGTGGCTGCCGAGTAGGCCACGTCGCGGATGCCGACCATCCTTGGGTT
This Lysobacterales bacterium DNA region includes the following protein-coding sequences:
- the sufC gene encoding Fe-S cluster assembly ATPase SufC, which gives rise to MLKIDNLHVSVAGKAILKGLDLVVLPGEVHAIMGPNGAGKSTLAAVLAGREGYEVTAGSVRFNGVDLLEMPPEARAAAGVFLAFQYPVEIPGVNNTYFLRAAYNAQRKARGEPELDSVQFLKRVRDRLKILSLPDDLLHRGVNSGFSGGEKKRNEIFQMAVLEPALAILDETDSGLDIDALRQVAEGVNALRSPARGFVLITHYQRLLDYVVPDRVHVLADGRIVESGDHTLAGELEAHGYAWVAERKVRGAA
- the sufD gene encoding Fe-S cluster assembly protein SufD; this translates as MATPLQQALDSADLPADQPARRQALEAARAAAWPARRQEHWRYTSLHALGERTPRPASLAPPEPVPARTLLFRDGRCTGNGVSGAQPGFRVDTGAPPPGDAAADVFDHLNRAFAIDGADLRLDADGDAGDWLVIAHRSGAGADDRAWHLRHRIELGAGSRARILFDFDGAGTPALATVASAISLAQGAELDLAFVNAPAPGLSLLLRTGITLAAGARLRLQALDAGAAPSRHELAVDLAGAGASAELGGAFVLAGRQHADVQMRLRHLAPDCSSTTTWRALADDRARAVFDGQILVATGADGTDARLECKSLLGSSQAEIDVKPVLEIHADDVRCAHGATIGQLDPLALFYLRSRGIDAEAARALLVRAFAAEALAGFAGDWPVPGRLAALTGQAAAA
- a CDS encoding SUF system Fe-S cluster assembly regulator, producing the protein MLRVSKLTDYATVLLGLMADAPERLRTAGELAEAARLELPTASKVLKMLAGAGLVESQRGAAGGYRLALPPERIAVARIVEAIDGPIGVTECAVHAGQCSHEAHCGVRGPWQRVSDAIERGLRELSLAQMLAMPAPGARHSREISIRLA
- the sufB gene encoding Fe-S cluster assembly protein SufB; this translates as MAATPQQIADRLGQRYSAGFVTDIESDIVPPGLDEDVVRLISAKKGEPEWLTQWRLQAFRHWLMLPMPDWAKLDIAPIDFQAVSYYAAPNLKNRPKSLDEVDPKLLETFDKLGVPLHERARLAGVAVDAVFDSVSVGTTFRKELAEAGVIFCSFSEAVREHPELVRSYLGTVVPHTDNYFAALNSAVFSDGSFVFIPRGVRCPMELSTYFRINARDTGQFERTLIIAEEDSHVSYLEGCTAPMRDENQLHAAVVELVALDRAQIKYSTVQNWYPGDENGVGGIYNFVTKRGACRGVRSKISWTQVETGSAITWKYPSCVLLGEESVGEFYSVALTHHRQQADTGTKMIHLGRNTRSKIVAKGISAGRGQQTYRGLVKVQPTAAGARNHTQCDSLLIGKQCGAHTFPYIEVRHPDAIVEHEATTSKISEDQLFYCRARGIGEEDAVSMIVDGFCREVFRELPMEFAVEAKRLLEVSLEGAVG
- a CDS encoding DUF3703 domain-containing protein, encoding MRLRPDARRAWQSEMAAGRAASTAGDLDVAFRHFERAHVIGQRNTWAHTRAHLAMFAIGWRRRDPRELLGQAMRIPAALTKTLLWVPRGNTGGADVGALRSLPVPADLACYLD
- a CDS encoding DUF3185 family protein → MAASKLVGLVLLVLGGILLYFGFTATESIGERVVEGVTGRYTDQTMWYLIGGGVSAAAGLGLLLFGRK